In Cicer arietinum cultivar CDC Frontier isolate Library 1 chromosome 7, Cicar.CDCFrontier_v2.0, whole genome shotgun sequence, a single window of DNA contains:
- the LOC101490754 gene encoding protein QUIRKY, giving the protein MNMNMTTPFQQGPQTVRRLVVEVIDARNLLPKDGQGSSSPYVVADFDGQRKRTTTRFKELNPVWNESLEFIVSDPDNMEFEELEVEVYNDKKFGNGSGRKNHFLGRVKLYGTQFSGRGEEALVYYTLEKKSVFSWIRGEIGLKIYYYDELLQQEEQQQQQQQQDHPPPPEEEQHGGTEQERNSHRPPMMAEEGRVFHVSGPMDHCAQLPDGPPSPRVVVVEESPSPVVRVQQDQPLPEMYGPPEPEVQYHPEVRKMQAIRGDRVKFMKRPNGDYAPKDISGKTPNGESERVHPYDLVEPMQYLFVRIVKVRGLNPPTESPFVKVRTSSHYVRSKPASYRPNEPNDSPEWNQVFALGYNKTDSNGATLEISVWDSPTEQFLGGVCFDLSDVPVRDSPDSPLAPQWYRLEGGAAEQNSGRVSGDVQLSVWIGTQSDDAFPEAWSSDAPYVAHTRSKVYQSPKLWYLRVTVMEAQDLNLTPNLPPLTAPEIRVKVQLGFQSQRTRRGSMNHHSMSFHWHEDLLFVAGEPLEDSMVLLMEDRTTKEAALLGHVVIPLTSIEQRIDDRHVPAKWFPLEGGSYCGRVHLRLCLEGGYHVLDEAAHVCSDFRPTAKQLWKPPVGILELGILGARGLLPMKSKGPGKGSTDSYCVAKYGKKWVRTRTVTDSFDPRWNEQYTWQVYDPCTVLTVGVFDNWRMFADVSEEKPDCRIGKVRIRVSTLESNKIYTSSYPLLVLTRTGLKKMGEIELAVRFACPSLLPDTCAVYGQPLLPRMHYIRPLGXAKREALRGAATKMVAQWLARSEPPMGHEVVRYMLDADSHAWSMRKSKSNWFRIVSVLSWAVGLAKWLDDIRRWKNPVTTVLLHILYLVLVWYPDLVVPTGFLYVVLIGIWYYRFRPKIPAGMDTRLSQAEAVDPDELDEEFDTMPSSKPPDLVRVRYDRLRMLAARVQTVLGDFATQGERVQALVSWRDPRATKLFIGVCFVIAIILYSVPPKMVAVALGFYYLRHPMFRNPMPPATLNFFRRLPSLSDRLM; this is encoded by the exons ATGAACATGAACATGACGACGCCGTTTCAACAGGGACCGCAAACGGTGAGAAGATTGGTGGTGGAAGTTATAGACGCACGCAACCTACTTCCTAAAGATGGCCAAGGAAGTTCAAGCCCTTACGTCGTTGCTGATTTCGATGGACAGAGAAAACGAACCACCACCCGCTTCAAGGAGCTGAACCCGGTTTGGAACGAGTCGCTTGAGTTCATCGTTTCCGACCCGGATAACATGGAGTTTGAAGAGCTTGAAGTTGAGGTTTATAACGATAAGAAGTTTGGTAATGGTAGTGGACGCAAGAATCACTTTCTCGGTAGAGTAAAGCTCTACGGAACACAATTTTCAGGTAGAGGAGAAGAAGCTCTTGTTTATTACACGTTAGAGAAGAAGAGCGTTTTCAGTTGGATAAGAGGTGAAATCGGTCTCAAGATTTATTACTACGATGAGTTGCTTCAGCAAGAggagcagcaacaacaacaacagcagCAGGACCACCCGCCGCCTCCGGAGGAAGAGCAACACGGTGGCACAGAGCAAGAGAGGAATAGCCACAGGCCACCGATGATGGCAGAGGAGGGAAGAGTTTTTCATGTTTCCGGTCCGATGGACCATTGTGCACAACTTCCCGACGGTCCTCCTTCGCCGCGAGTTGTGGTTGTTGAGGAATCACCGTCTCCGGTGGTTCGTGTTCAACAGGATCAACCGTTGCCGGAAATGTACGGTCCACCTGAACCGGAAGTTCAGTATCATCCAGAAGTGAGGAAAATGCAGGCTATAAGAGGTGATAGAGTGAAGTTTATGAAGAGACCTAACGGTGACTACGCGCCGAAAGATATCTCCGGCAAGACACCTAACGGTGAGTCTGAAAGAGTTCATCCCTACGATCTGGTTGAACCAATGCAGTATCTGTTCGTCAGAATCGTGAAAGTTCGTGGGCTTAATCCTCCAACTGAAAGCCCATTCGTGAAGGTTCGAACGTCGAGCCACTACGTGAGATCCAAGCCTGCGAGTTACCGTCCCAACGAGCCCAACGACTCGCCGGAGTGGAACCAGGTTTTTGCATTGGGATACAATAAAACCGACTCAAACGGTGCCACGTTGGAGATTTCGGTTTGGGATTCACCTACAGAGCAATTTCTGGGTGGCGTTTGTTTTGATCTTTCTGACGTACCTGTTCGAGACTCTCCAGACAGTCCCCTAGCTCCACAATGGTACCGCCTCGAAGGAGGCGCCGCAGAACAAAACTCCGGTAGAGTCTCCGGCGATGTACAGCTTTCCGTTTGGATCGGTACTCAATCTGACGATGCCTTCCCTGAAGCATGGAGTTCAGACGCACCGTACGTGGCACACACGCGTTCGAAGGTTTACCAATCGCCGAAGCTTTGGTACCTTCGCGTAACAGTAATGGAAGCACAAGACCTAAACCTAACGCCCAATCTACCACCATTAACGGCGCCGGAAATAAGAGTTAAGGTACAGTTAGGGTTTCAATCGCAGAGAACGAGGCGAGGTTCAATGAACCACCACAGCATGTCGTTTCACTGGCACGAAGACCTTCTATTCGTAGCCGGAGAGCCTCTAGAAGATTCGATGGTTCTTCTGATGGAAGATCGCACCACCAAGGAAGCGGCGCTCTTAGGCCACGTGGTGATTCCACTTACTTCAATTGAACAACGAATAGACGACCGCCACGTGCCAGCAAAGTGGTTCCCACTGGAAGGTGGATCCTACTGTGGGCGAGTCCACCTACGCCTCTGTCTAGAAGGTGGATATCACGTGCTAGATGAAGCGGCGCACGTGTGCAGCGATTTCCGCCCCACAGCGAAACAGCTATGGAAACCTCCCGTTGGAATTCTTGAATTGGGAATCCTAGGCGCTCGTGGTCTACTCCCTATGAAATCCAAGGGACCAGGAAAAGGGTCCACTGATTCTTACTGTGTAGCCAAGTACGGAAAGAAATGGGTACGAACACGCACCGTAACGGATAGCTTCGACCCACGCTGGAACGAGCAGTACACGTGGCAGGTATACGACCCTTGCACCGTATTGACCGTTGGTGTATTTGACAACTGGCGTATGTTTGCAGACGTGTCAGAAGAGAAACCTGACTGCCGTATAGGAAAAGTTCGCATACGTGTTTCTACGCTTGAGAGCAACAAAATCTACACTAGTTCGTATCCTTTACTGGTTCTCACACGAACCGGGTTAAAGAAAATGGGGGAAATTGAGTTAGCGGTTCGTTTCGCATGCCCCTCGTTGTTACCCGACACGTGTGCAGTTTACGGGCAACCATTACTTCCAAGAATGCACTATATCCGCCCACTTGGTGN GGCTAAGCGGGAAGCACTCCGAGGTGCAGCCACGAAGATGGTGGCTCAGTGGCTGGCGCGGTCTGAGCCACCAATGGGACACGAGGTAGTTCGTTACATGTTGGACGCTGACTCACACGCTTGGAGCATGAGAAAAAGCAAGTCGAATTGGTTCAGAATTGTGAGTGTTTTATCTTGGGCCGTTGGATTAGCCAAGTGGTTAGATGATATAAGGAGATGGAAGAATCCAGTGACTACAGTATTGCTTCATATACTTTACTTAGTCCTTGTTTGGTATCCGGATTTAGTTGTTCCAACGGGATTCCTATACGTTGTTTTGATTGGGATATGGTATTACCGTTTTAGGCCCAAGATACCTGCTGGTATGGATACACGATTATCACAAGCCGAAGCTGTTGATCCGGATGAATTAGACGAAGAATTTGACACCATGCCTAGCTCCAAACCACCTGATTTGGTTAGGGTTCGGTATGACAGGTTAAGGATGTTGGCTGCGAGGGTCCAAACGGTTTTGGGTGATTTTGCAACGCAAGGGGAAAGGGTTCAAGCATTGGTTAGTTGGAGAGATCCAAGAGCTACTAAATTGTTCATTGGAGTGTGCTTTGTGATTGCTATTATACTTTACTCGGTGCCTCCAAAAATGGTTGCTGTCGCGTTAGGATTTTATTACCTTCGTCATCCAATGTTTCGGAACCCAATGCCTCCGGCTACTTTGAACTTTTTCCGCCGACTTCCTAGCTTATCTGATCGCTTGATGTAG
- the LOC101491711 gene encoding mitochondrial outer membrane protein porin of 34 kDa-like, with amino-acid sequence MNRGPGVYSNIGDKAKDVLYKDYAKPSPIHFHYKFMDWNALLSCKVAEILPGFKSVFKCTIPDSGKVELQYLNNFTGITGCIGLLGSEEGEYEPVVNFSGLIGASFLSLGGNVAFHIPTRSITKLNAGFNFNTAFLEASLTLHDSFDTLKATFYHEVNPLSKTAVATQVKYSLSLKETGVTIGAQHAFFPETLVKARFDNYGKAGALIQQGFWQRFFVTMAGEMDFGATEKVPKFGVSMALRP; translated from the exons ATGAACAGGGGTCCAGGGGTATACTCTAATATTGGGGATAAGGCCAAAG ATGTTCTTTACAAGGACTATGCTAAACCATCACCAATTCATTTTCATTACAAATTCATGGACTGGAATGCACTCCTCTCTTGTAAAG TTGCAGAAATTCTACCTGGATTCAAAAGCGTTTTCAAATGTACCATACCAGATTCTGGGAAG GTGGAACTACAATACTTGAATAACTTCACTGGGATTACTGGATGCATTGGATTGTTAGGAAGCGAAGAAGGAGAATATGAACCTGTTGTAAACTTCTCAGGTCTTATAGGAGCTAGCTTTCTGTCCCTGGGAGGCAATGTTGCATTTCACATACCAACAAGATCAATCACCAAGCTGAATGCTGGCTTCAATTTCAACACTGCCTTCCTTGAAGCTTCATTGACATT GCATGACAGCTTTGACACTCTAAAAGCGACATTTTATCATGAAGTGAACCCGCTATCGAAAACTGCTGTTGCAACACAGGTGAAGTATAGCTTGTCACTGAAGGAGACTGGTGTCACCATTGgtgctcaacatgcattttttCCTGAAACGTTGGTAAAGGCTCGATTCGACAATTATGGCAAGGCGGGTGCTCTTATTCAACAAGGGTTTTGGCAGAGATTTTTTGTAACTATGGCTGGAGAAATGGATTTTGGGGCCACagaaaaggttcccaagtttgGAGTCTCTATGGCACTAAGACCCTAG
- the LOC101491394 gene encoding hypersensitive-induced response protein-like protein 1 gives MGNLFCCVQVDQSTVAMKEGFGRFEEVLQPGCHCMPWVLGKRIAGHLSLRLQQLDIRCETKTKDNVFVNVVASIQYRALVNKANDAFYKLSNTRSQIQAYVFDVIRGTVPKLNLDDAFEQKNEIAKAVEDELEKAMSAYGYEIVQTLIVDIEPDEHVKRAMNEINAAARLRMAAKDKAEAEKILQIKRAEGEAESKYLSGLGIARQRQAIVDGLRDSVLGFSVNVPGTTAKDVMDMVLVTQYFDTMKEIGAASKASAVFIPHGPGAVRDVASQIRDGLLQGSYH, from the exons ATGGGGAATCTTTTTTGTTGTGTGCAAGTTGACCAATCTACAGTGGCTATGAAAGAAGGATTTGGACGATTTGAAGAAGTGCTTCAGCCGGGATGCCATTGCATGCCATGGGTTCTTGGAAAACGAATTGCCGGCCATCTCTCTCTTCGGCTTCAACAATTGGATATTCGATGTGAGACCAAGACAAAG GATAATGTCTTTGTAAACGTTGTTGCTTCGATTCAGTATCGTGCCTTGGTAAACAAGGCAAATGATGCATTTTACAAACTTAGCAACACAAGAAGCCAAATTCAAGCTTATGTTTTTGATG TAATTAGGGGAACTGTTCCAAAACTCAACTTGGATGATGCTTTTGAGCAGAAAAATGAAATTGCAAAAGCTGTGGAAGATGAACTTgagaag GCTATGTCGGCTTATGGATATGAAATTGTTCAAACACTGATTGTTGATATAGAGCCAGATGAGCATGTGAAGCGCGCTATGAATGAAATCAATGCTG CTGCAAGATTGAGGATGGCAGCTAAAGACAAGGCGGAGGCAGAGAAGATCTTGCAAATTAAGCGAGCCGAGGGTGAGGCTGAGTCTAAATATCTCTCTGGGCTGGGTATTGCTCGCCAACGTCAAGCCATTGTGGATGGTTTGAGAGATAGCGTGCTTGGATTTTCAGTTAATGTACCGGGGACGACTGCGAAAGATGTTATGGATATGGTCCTTGTCACTCAATACTTTGATACTATGAAAGAAATTGGTGCTGCCTCCAAGGCTTCTGCTGTGTTCATTCCACATGGACCTGGTGCTGTTCGCGATGTAGCTAGCCAAATTCGTGATGGACTTCTCCAGGGTTCTTATCATTAG
- the LOC101492027 gene encoding protein NRT1/ PTR FAMILY 4.6 isoform X2, giving the protein MVECLLPPLFWGLLMLTIQAHIPPLKPPNCVMGSTNSLCEKVQGGEEAMLFAGLYVVALGVGGIKGSLPPHGAEQFDETTQEGRNKRTEFFNYFVFSLSCGALFAVTFVVWIEDNKGWQWGLGVSTASILLSIPVFLLGSHKYRTKVPAGSPITPMFKVLMAAICNNYKSKSKNSSANAITSMPTSPSYTAEIGDLEQTNTARKAMTQDQTPPITQSLKCLNKALIEPAHPMLKCTIKEVEEVKLVLKIIPIFMSTIMLNCCLAQLSTFSVQQSATMNTNLGSFKVPPASLPVFPVLFIMILAPVYNHIILPFARKLTKTEMGITHLQRIGTGLFLSIVAMAVAALVETKRKETADKFGLLDSTKPLPITFLWVALQYLFLGSADLFTLAGMMEFFFTEAPLSMRSLATALSWASLAMGYFLSTVLVSIINKVTGDFGHTPWLLGSNLNHYHLERFYWLMCALSGINFVHYLLWANNYKYRY; this is encoded by the exons ATGGTGGAATGCTTGCTGCCTCCTTTGTTTTGG GGTCTACTAATGCTGACAATACAAGCTCACATACCACCACTCAAACCACCAAACTGTGTTATGGGAAGCACAAACAGTTTATGCGAGAAAGTTCAAGGTGGAGAAGAAGCTATGCTATTTGCAGGCCTCTATGTGGTTGCACTTGGAGTAGGTGGAATTAAAGGCTCACTTCCTCCTCATGGAGCTGAGCAGTTTGATGAGACTACACAAGAAGGAAGGAATAAGAGAACTGAATTTTTTAACTACTTTGTCTTCAGCTTGTCATGTGGAGCATTGTTTGCTGTTACTTTTGTAGTGTGGATTGAAGATAACAAGGGATGGCAGTGGGGTTTAGGTGTTTCAACTGCTTCCATACTTTTATCTATTCCTGTTTTTCTTCTTGGTTCACACAAGTATAGGACAAAGGTTCCAGCTGGTAGCCCTATCACACCCATGTTCAAG GTTCTTATGGCAGCAATTTGCAACAActacaaatcaaaatcaaagaaCTCATCAGCCAATGCTATCACAAGCATGCCAACAAGTCCATCCTACACAGCTGAAATAGGAGATTTAGAACAAACCAACACAGCTAGAAAAGCTATGACACAAGATCAAACTCCTCCAATAACACAAAGCCTAAAATGCCTTAACAAAGCATTGATAGAGCCAGCTCACCCAATGCTAAAATGCACAATAAAAGAAGTAGAAGAAGTAAAGcttgtattaaaaattatccCCATATTCATGTCAACCATAATGCTAAACTGTTGTCTAGCTCAATTATCAACATTTTCAGTCCAACAATCAGCCACAATGAACACCAACTTAGGTTCCTTCAAAGTCCCTCCAGCTTCACTACCTGTATTCCCTGTCCTCTTCATCATGATCCTTGCACCAGTCTACAACCACATCATTCTTCCATTTGCTAGAAAACTAACCAAAACAGAAATGGGAATAACTCATCTACAAAGAATAGGGACAGGGCTATTTCTGTCAATTGTAGCTATGGCTGTTGCAGCATTAGTAGAAaccaaaagaaaagaaacagcTGATAAATTTGGTTTATTAGATTCAACAAAGCCTCTTCCAATAACATTCTTATGGGTGGCTTTGCAATACTTGTTCTTAGGTTCAGCTGATCTTTTTACTTTGGCTGGTATGATGGAGTTTTTCTTCACTGAGGCACCATTGAGTATGAGATCTTTAGCAACAGCACTTTCTTGGGCATCATTGGCTATGGGATATTTTCTTAGCACTGTTCTTGTGTCTATTATTAATAAGGTGACAGGTGATTTTGGACACACACCATGGCTTTTGGGGAGTAACTTGAATCATTATCATCTTGAAAGGTTTTATTGGTTGATGTGTGCACTTAGTGGAATCAACTTTGTTCATTATCTCTTATGGGCCAATAACTACAAATATAGATACTAG
- the LOC101492027 gene encoding protein NRT1/ PTR FAMILY 4.6 isoform X1: protein MEEAQVRVWEGYVDWRKRPAIKGYHGGMLAASFVLAVEVLENLAYIASASNLVLYLSKFMHFSPSTSANIVTNFMGTAFLLAILGGFLADAFFTTYSIYLISAAIEFMGLLMLTIQAHIPPLKPPNCVMGSTNSLCEKVQGGEEAMLFAGLYVVALGVGGIKGSLPPHGAEQFDETTQEGRNKRTEFFNYFVFSLSCGALFAVTFVVWIEDNKGWQWGLGVSTASILLSIPVFLLGSHKYRTKVPAGSPITPMFKVLMAAICNNYKSKSKNSSANAITSMPTSPSYTAEIGDLEQTNTARKAMTQDQTPPITQSLKCLNKALIEPAHPMLKCTIKEVEEVKLVLKIIPIFMSTIMLNCCLAQLSTFSVQQSATMNTNLGSFKVPPASLPVFPVLFIMILAPVYNHIILPFARKLTKTEMGITHLQRIGTGLFLSIVAMAVAALVETKRKETADKFGLLDSTKPLPITFLWVALQYLFLGSADLFTLAGMMEFFFTEAPLSMRSLATALSWASLAMGYFLSTVLVSIINKVTGDFGHTPWLLGSNLNHYHLERFYWLMCALSGINFVHYLLWANNYKYRY from the exons atg gaAGAAGCACAAGTGCGTGTTTGGGAAGGCTATGTTGATTGGAGGAAAAGACCAGCCATAAAAGGATATCATGGTGGAATGCTTGCTGCCTCCTTTGTTTTGG CTGTGGAGGTATTAGAGAACCTAGCATATATTGCAAGTGCAAGCAACCTTGTTTTATACCTTTCCAAGTTTATGCACTTTTCACCTTCTACCTCTGCCAACATTGTTACCAATTTCATGGGAACAGCTTTTCTACTTGCTATTCTTGGTGGATTTCTTGCAGATGCTTTTTTCACTACTTATTCTATTTATCTAATAAGTGCTGCAATTGAGTTCATG GGTCTACTAATGCTGACAATACAAGCTCACATACCACCACTCAAACCACCAAACTGTGTTATGGGAAGCACAAACAGTTTATGCGAGAAAGTTCAAGGTGGAGAAGAAGCTATGCTATTTGCAGGCCTCTATGTGGTTGCACTTGGAGTAGGTGGAATTAAAGGCTCACTTCCTCCTCATGGAGCTGAGCAGTTTGATGAGACTACACAAGAAGGAAGGAATAAGAGAACTGAATTTTTTAACTACTTTGTCTTCAGCTTGTCATGTGGAGCATTGTTTGCTGTTACTTTTGTAGTGTGGATTGAAGATAACAAGGGATGGCAGTGGGGTTTAGGTGTTTCAACTGCTTCCATACTTTTATCTATTCCTGTTTTTCTTCTTGGTTCACACAAGTATAGGACAAAGGTTCCAGCTGGTAGCCCTATCACACCCATGTTCAAG GTTCTTATGGCAGCAATTTGCAACAActacaaatcaaaatcaaagaaCTCATCAGCCAATGCTATCACAAGCATGCCAACAAGTCCATCCTACACAGCTGAAATAGGAGATTTAGAACAAACCAACACAGCTAGAAAAGCTATGACACAAGATCAAACTCCTCCAATAACACAAAGCCTAAAATGCCTTAACAAAGCATTGATAGAGCCAGCTCACCCAATGCTAAAATGCACAATAAAAGAAGTAGAAGAAGTAAAGcttgtattaaaaattatccCCATATTCATGTCAACCATAATGCTAAACTGTTGTCTAGCTCAATTATCAACATTTTCAGTCCAACAATCAGCCACAATGAACACCAACTTAGGTTCCTTCAAAGTCCCTCCAGCTTCACTACCTGTATTCCCTGTCCTCTTCATCATGATCCTTGCACCAGTCTACAACCACATCATTCTTCCATTTGCTAGAAAACTAACCAAAACAGAAATGGGAATAACTCATCTACAAAGAATAGGGACAGGGCTATTTCTGTCAATTGTAGCTATGGCTGTTGCAGCATTAGTAGAAaccaaaagaaaagaaacagcTGATAAATTTGGTTTATTAGATTCAACAAAGCCTCTTCCAATAACATTCTTATGGGTGGCTTTGCAATACTTGTTCTTAGGTTCAGCTGATCTTTTTACTTTGGCTGGTATGATGGAGTTTTTCTTCACTGAGGCACCATTGAGTATGAGATCTTTAGCAACAGCACTTTCTTGGGCATCATTGGCTATGGGATATTTTCTTAGCACTGTTCTTGTGTCTATTATTAATAAGGTGACAGGTGATTTTGGACACACACCATGGCTTTTGGGGAGTAACTTGAATCATTATCATCTTGAAAGGTTTTATTGGTTGATGTGTGCACTTAGTGGAATCAACTTTGTTCATTATCTCTTATGGGCCAATAACTACAAATATAGATACTAG
- the LOC101492365 gene encoding uncharacterized protein produces the protein MAGGSVFTNGSNMNILLQNQQTPRGYTSQPLDSLFLSSSAPFFGSRSMLSFEDVDGGKRCNRSFLNGFDMDENGDDGMDEYFHQSEKKRRLSIDQVQFLEKSFEVENKLEPERKTKLAKDLGLQPRQVAIWFQNRRARWKTKQLEKDYESLHHSYQSLQTDYDNLLKEKDRLKAEVARLTEKVAREKQEGKLDESESEKNGLKESVMKKSMVDSVSEGEGSKVSIVEACNNNNNNNNKIEDISSARSDILDCESPRYTDGVLVRNDAFEPEYQSDISQDEEENLLPPYIFTKLEDVNYSNPPHTSSTYQFQEEEDHHALWPWSY, from the exons atggcgGGTGGAAGTGTTTTTACAAATGGTTCGAATATGAATATTTTGCTTCAGAATCAACAAACTCCTCGTGGATACACTTCTCAACCTCTTGATtctcttttcctttcttcttctGCTCCTTTCTTTG GTTCAAGATCtatgttgagttttgaagaTGTTGATGGAGGGAAAAGGTGCAATAGATCATTCTTGAACGGATTCGATATGGACGAAAATGGAGATGATGGAATGGACGAATACTTTCATCAATCAGAGAAGAAACGACGTCTGTCTATAGATCAAGTTCAATTTCTTGAGAAAAGCTTTGAGGTAGAGAACAAGCTTGAACCAGAGAGAAAAACTAAGTTAGCAAAAGACCTTGGTTTGCAGCCACGACAAGTTGCTATTTGGTTTCAAAATCGCCGTGCAAGGTGGAAGACTAAACAGCTTGAGAAGGATTATGAATCTCTTCATCATAGCTACCAGTCTCTTCAGACTGATTATGATAATCTCCTCAAAGAGAAAGATAGGTTAAAGGCTGag gtGGCAAGGCTAACAGAAAAGGTCGCAAGAGAGAAACAAGAGGGGAAATTAGATGAATCTGAAAgtgaaaaaaatggattgaaggAATCAGTAATGAAAAAGAGTATGGTTGATTCAGTTTCTGAGGGTGAAGGATCCAAAGTGTCAATTGTTGAAgcttgtaataataataataataataataacaaaatagaaGATATTAGTTCAGCAAGAAGTGACATTTTGGATTGTGAAAGCCCGCGTTATACGGATGGAGTGTTAGTTAGAAATGATGCATTTGAACCCGAATATCAATCGGACATATCacaagatgaagaagaaaactTGTTGCCTCCTTACAtctttacaaaacttgaagatgTTAATTACTCCAACCCACCTCATACTTCATCTACTTATCAGTTTCAAGAGGAAGAAGATCATCATGCTCTTTGGCCATGGTCTTACTAG
- the LOC101492695 gene encoding uncharacterized protein, protein MLQMSSGSVLGTKLLSISLNRSFITTGKKKGLVFDYLGFRKGRRHVIKASSDVASPSIWENWKPPKASSTHSFSDILWPSAGAFAAMAILGKLDQLLAPKGLSITLAPLGAVSVLLFASPSAPSARKYNMLMAQIGCAAIGVLAFTIFGPGLLAKSSSLAASVAYMIYTDTVHPPAVSMPLLFIDGVKLQHLSFWYALYPGATGCILLCLIQEVVLYMKQNFKF, encoded by the exons atgctcCAAATGTCATCTGGAAGTGTTTTGGGTAccaaattattatcaatttcttTGAATAGAAGCTTCATCACCACAGGGAAGAAGAAGGGATTAGTTTTTGATTATTTGGGTTTTAGAAAAGGAAGAAGACATGTGATTAAGGCATCAAGCGACGTCGCTTCACCCTCCATATGGGAGAATTGGAAACCTCCCAAAGCATCTTCCACTCATTCCTTCAGCGACATTCTTTGGCCCTCTGCAG GGGCATTTGCAGCAATGGCCATATTGGGAAAGCTGGATCAGTTATTGGCACCAAAAGGACTGTCGATCACATTGGCACCATTAGGAGCAGTTTCTGTTCTCCTCTTTGCCTCTCCCTCAGCCCCTTCTGCCAGG AAGTACAATATGTTGATGGCCCAAATAGGTTGTGCAGCAATTGGTGTTTTGGCGTTTACAATATTTGGACCTGGATTGCTAGCCAAGAGTTCTAGTCTTGCAGCTTCTGTTGCTTACATGATTTACACTGACACTGTTCATCCTCCAG CCGTAAGCATGCCATTGCTTTTCATTGATGGTGTTAAATTGCAACACTTGAGTTTCTGGTATGCTTTGTATCCCGGCGCAACTGGATGCATTCTACTCTGTTTGATT CAAGAGGTGGTTCTATACATGAagcaaaatttcaaattctaa